The proteins below are encoded in one region of Silene latifolia isolate original U9 population chromosome 2, ASM4854445v1, whole genome shotgun sequence:
- the LOC141643154 gene encoding LOB domain-containing protein 40-like encodes MRMSCNGCRVLRKGCNEKCMIKPCLEWIKSPESQSNATLFLAKFYGRAGLLNLINAAPDHLRPATFRSLLYESCGRMVNPIYGSVGLLWSGEWHLCQSAVESVLKGLPITPIPVEAAANPPPIKGAYDIRHVTKEETSISGDLDRSKINRARFKRSGGVIKPKAKRSSVIGLMSVRTNPGELYGSSTSHDDSSVSHPDDANSHSLMLSVETTEAGVAEREIGGGELELELTLGFPASESNNYMVGQRPCKMEL; translated from the exons ATGAGGATGAGTTGTAATGGGTGTAGGGTGTTAAGAAAAGGGTGTAATGAAAAGTGTATGATTAAACCGTGTTTAGAGTGGATTAAGTCACCTGAATCACAGTCTAATGCCACTCTTTTTCTTGCCAAATTCTACGGTCGTGCTGGTCTTTTGAATCTCATTAACGCCGCCCCTGATCACCTCCGTCCTG CAACGTTCAGATCACTATTATATGAGTCTTGTGGACGGATGGTGAACCCAATTTACGGGTCGGTCGGCTTACTTTGGTCTGGTGAGTGGCACCTTTGCCAATCTGCGGTGGAATCCGTCTTGAAAGGCTTGCCCATCACGCCTATCCCCGTTGAAGCCGCAGCCAATCCTCCACCAATTAAGGGCGCCTACGACATCCGTCACGTGACAAAGGAGGAAACCTCCATCTCGGGGGATTTGGACCGCTCCAAAATCAATCGGGCTCGGTTTAAAAGATCCGGTGGCGTGATTAAGCCCAAGGCCAAAAGATCCTCAGTTATTGGGTTGATGAGCGTTCGAACCAACCCGGGTGAGCTGTACGGGTCTAGCACGAGCCATGACGACTCTTCAGTGAGTCACCCAGACGATGCTAATAGTCATAGCTTGATGTTGTCTGTGGAAACAACAGAGGCTGGCGTTGCCGAAAGAGAAATCGGTGGTGGTGAGCTTGAATTGGAGCTTACACTAGGGTTTCCGGCGTCGGAGTCGAATAATTACATGGTTGGACAGCGGCCGTGTAAAATGGAGCTATAA
- the LOC141643155 gene encoding putative manganese-transporting ATPase PDR2 has protein sequence MPKFHVGGKVVDGVDLLRKRRTPWRLDVWPFAIIYALWSAMIVPSLDFTDALIVLGGIAAFHILVLLFTAWSVDFKCFVQFSKVDNIHQADSCKIIPAKFCGSKEIVPLEFRKIAGSSNDEEEIYFDFRKQRFIFSMDKETFYKLPFPTKESFGYYLKSTGHGTEAKAVAATEKWGRNAFEYPQPTFQKLMKEHCMEPFFVFQVFCVGLWCLDEFWYYSLFTLFMLFMFESTMAKARLKTLTELRRVRVDSQTIMVHRCGKWVKLSGTDLLPGDVVSIGRSSGLDGEDKSVPADMLLVAGSAIVNEAILTGESTPQWKVSITGKSVEEKLSIKRDKNHMLFGGTKILQHTPDKSFSLRTPDGGCVAVVLRTGFETSQGKLMRTILFSSERVTANSWESGLFILFLVVFAVIAAGYVLKKGLEDPTRSRYKLILSCSLIITSVIPPELPMELSIAVNTSLIALAKRGIFCTEPFRIPFAGKVDICCFDKTGTLTSDDMEFSGVVGSTESMEIESDMKKVPGRTQEILASCHALVFVENKLVGDPLEKAALQGIDWTYKSDEKAMPKKGSGNPVQIIQRHHFASHLKRMAVVVRVEETFFAFVKGAPETIQERLADLPASYVETYKKYTRQGSRVLALAYKPLPEMSVSEARNLDRDVVESGLVFAGFAVFNCPIRSDSASVLAELKGASHDLVMITGDQALTACHVAGQVHIVSRPALILTWSQDGGSYNWVSPDETETVPFNANEVELLSETHDLCIGGDCFEMLLRTSAVVQVVPFVKIFARVAPEQKELILTTLKTVGRMTLMCGDGTNDVGALKQAHVGVALLNAVAPTKSIESSETDKNELSKSKSKKQKLPAENRKAISVNGEGSSRNKSTSKAESSSQTAAGSKALTPVELQKQKLEKIMQEMNEESDGRSAPMVKLGDASMASPFTAKHASVAPTIDIIRQGRSTLVTTLQMFKILGLNCLATAYVLSVMYLDGVKLGDVQATISGVFTAAFFLFISHARPLQTLSDARPHPNIFCYYVFLSLLGQFSLHILFLISAVKEAEKYMPDECIEPDSEFHPNLVNTVSYMVGLMLQVATFAVNYMGHPFNQSISENKPFRYALVAAVGFFVAITSDLFRDLNNWLKLVPMPKSLRNKLLIWAFLMFLCCYAWERFLRWVFPGKMPAWRKRQRQAVANLEKNKNI, from the exons ATGCCGAAATTTCATGTTGGAGGGAAAGTAGTTGATGGGGTTGATTTATTGAGGAAAAGGCGAACACCATGGCGACTTGATGTGTGGCCGTTCGCCATTATTTATGCTCTTTGGTCGGCCATGATTGTTCCTAGCTTAGACTTCACTGATGCTTTGATTGTTCTTGGCGGGATTGCAGCCTTCCACATCTTGGTCTTGCTTTTTACTGCTTGGTCCGTGGATTTTAAATGCTTCGTGCAATTTAGTAAG GTTGATAATATTCACCAAGCAGATTCGTGCAAAATTATACCAGCAAAGTTCTGTGGTTCAAAGGAAATTGTTCCACTTGAGTTTCGTAAAATA GCAGGTTCCAGTAATGATGAAGAGGAAATTTACTTCGATTTCAGAAAGCAAAGATTCATATTTTCGATGGACAAGGAAACCTTCTACAAGCTCCCTTTCCCTACAAAAGAATCATTTGGATACTATCTGAAAAGTACTGGCCATGGCACTGAAGCTAAAGCAGTAGCAGCCACAGAGAAATGGGGGCGAAACGC ATTTGAGTATCCCCAACCCACATTTCAGAAATTAATGAAAGAGCACTGCATGGAGCCCTTCTTTGTATTCCAG GTCTTCTGCGTAGGTCTTTGGTGCTTGGATGAGTTTTGGTACTACAGTCTCTTCACCCTGTTCATGCTGTTTATGTTTGAGTCTACTATGGCAAAGGCCCGTTTAAAGACTTTGACAGAGCTTAGGCGTGTAAGAGTTGATAGCCAGACCATAATGGTGCACCGTTGTGGCAA GTGGGTCAAACTTTCTGGGACAGATCTTCTACCTGGAGATGTTGTTTCTATTGGACGGTCTTCTGGATTAGATGGAGAAGACAAGTCGGTCCCAGCAGACATGCTATTAGTAGCTGGAAGTGCCATTGTTAACGAAGCGATACTAACGGGCGAGTCTACTCCGCAGTGGAAG GTGTCAATCACAGGCAAATCAGTTGAGGAGAAGCTTTCAATTAAACGAGATAAAAACCACATGTTATTTGGCGGAACAAAGATATTGCAGCACACGCCAGATAAG TCTTTTTCTCTGAGAACCCCGGATGGTGGCTGTGTGGCTGTTGTCTTACGAACTGGATTTGAAACAAGTCAGGGGAAATTGATGCGCACAATTTTATTTTCATCTGAGAGG GTTACTGCGAACAGTTGGGAAAGTGGACTGTTTATCTTATTCTTGGTTGTGTTTGCCGTTATAGCAGCCGGTTATGTGTTAAAGAAG GGGCTGGAAGATCCCACAAGGAGTAGATACAAGCTTATCCTCAGTTGTTCACTGATTATTACTTCTGTTATACCTCCTGAGCTACCAATGGAGTTATCTATAGCAGTCAACACTTCTCTTATTGCTTTGGCTAAACGTGGGATATTTTGCACAGAGCCATTTCGTATTCCATTTGCTGGAAAG GTTGATATTTGTTGCTTTGACAAGACTGGAACTCTCACATCAGATGACATG GAATTCTCTGGCGTGGTCGGGTCAACTGAAAGCATGGAAATAGAGTCAGATATGAAAAAGGTGCCTGGCCGAACGCAGGAAATTCTTGCTTCTTGTCATGCGCTGGTCTTCGTGGAGAATAAGCTG GTTGGTGATCCTCTTGAGAAGGCTGCGCTTCAGGGAATTGATTGGACATACAAATCTGATGAGAAGGCCATGCCGAAAAA GGGAAGTGGTAATCCAGTGCAAATTATCCAGAGGCATCATTTTGCTTCACATTTAAAACGAATGGCAGTTGTTGTACGTGTTGAGGAGACTTTTTTCGCTTTTGTGAAG GGAGCCCCTGAAACTATCCAAGAACGGCTTGCCGACCTGCCGGCCTCATATGTTGAAACCTACAAGAAGTATACTCGTCAAGGGTCTAGGGTTTTGGCTCTCGCTTACAAGCCTCTTCCAGAAATGTCG GTTAGCGAAGCCAGAAACTTGGACAGGGATGTGGTGGAGAGTGGCCTTGTATTTGCTGGTTTTGCG GTATTTAACTGCCCCATTCGTTCAGACTCAGCCTCTGTATTGGCTGAACTAAAAGGAGCCTCGCATGATCTA GTGATGATAACTGGTGATCAGGCTTTGACAGCTTGCCATGTTGCTGGCCAAGTGCATATTGTTTCCAGGCCGGCTTTAATTTTAACTTGGTCTCAAGATGGTGGCAGCTATAATTGGGTCTCTCCGGATGAAACTGAGACTGTACCCTTCAA CGCAAACGAGGTTGAGCTCTTGTCAGAGACACATGACCTTTGTATAGGCGGTGATTGCTTTGAGATGCTTTTGCGAACATCTGCTGTTGTACAAGTCGTGCCTTTTGTTAAG ATTTTTGCTAGGGTTGCCCCTGAACAAAAAGAGCTAATCTTAACCACGCTAAAAACTGTGGGAAGGATGACACTAATGTGTGGTGATGGTACCAATGATGTTGGCGCTCTTAAGCAG GCACATGTCGGAGTGGCTTTACTGAACGCGGTGGCTCCAACCAAAAGTATCGAGTCTTCTGAAACCGACAAAAACGAACTTAGCAAATCAAAGTCAAAGAAACAAAAGCTTCCTGCAGAAAACAGGAAAGCCATTAGTGTAAATGGCGAAGGCTCATCAAGGAACAAAAGTACTTCAAAAGCTGAGTCCTCTAGCCAGACGGCTGCTGGTAGCAAGGCTCTAACACCTGTTGAGCTTCAAAAACAAAAGCTGGAGAAAATTATGCAAGAGAtgaatgaggaaagtgatggtcGTTCAGCCCCTATGGTCAAGTTAGGGGATGCTTCAATGGCTTCACCTTTTACCGCAAAACACGCTTCGGTGGCCCCTACTATAGACATCATTCGTCAAGGTCGGAGTACTCTTGTAACCACCCTTCAAATGTTTAAGATCCTCGGCCTTAACTGCCTTGCAACTGCTTATGTCCTCAGTGTCATGTATTTGGACGGTGTCAAGCTAGGTGATGTCCAAGCAACTATTAGTGGTGTCTTCACGGCCGCCTTTTTCCTATTCATCTCACACGCCCGACCACTTCAAACCCTCTCCGACGCCCGGCCCCACCCCAACATTTTCTGCTACTATGTCTTCCTTTCTTTACTCGGACAATTCTCTCTTCATATTCTCTTTTTAATCTCGGCTGTGAAGGAGGCAGAGAAATACATGCCTGATGAATGCATTGAACCAGACTCAGAATTCCATCCCAACCTGGTCAACACGGTTTCATACATGGTTGGCTTGATGCTCCAGGTGGCCACATTTGCAGTCAATTACATGGGTCATCCCTTCAACCAGAGCATATCGGAAAACAAACCTTTCCGCTATGCCTTGGTTGCAGCCGTTGGGTTCTTTGTTGCCATAACTTCTGACTTGTTCAGAGACCTTAATAACTGGCTGAAGTTGGTTCCCATGCCGAAATCCCTGAGGAATAAACTGTTGATTTGGGCTTTTCTTATGTTTTTGTGCTGTTATGCCTGGGAGAGGTTTTTGAGATGGGTTTTCCCTGGGAAAATGCCTGCATGGAGGAAACGTCAAAGACAAGCCGTGGCTAACTTGGAAAAGAACAAGAATATTTAg